From Equus przewalskii isolate Varuska chromosome 28, EquPr2, whole genome shotgun sequence, a single genomic window includes:
- the FGFR1 gene encoding fibroblast growth factor receptor 1 isoform X5: MWSWKCLLFWAVLVTATLCTARPAPTLPEQDALPSSEDDDDDDDSSSEEKETDNTKPNRMPVAPYWTSPEKMEKKLHAVPAAKTVKFKCPSSGTPNPTLRWLKNGKEFKPDHRIGGYKVRYATWSIIMDSVVPSDKGNYTCIVENEYGSINHTYQLDVVERSPHRPILQAGLPANKTVALGSNVEFMCKVYSDPQPHIQWLKHIEVNGSKIGPDNLPYVQILKTAGVNTTDKEMEVLHLRNVSFEDAGEYTCLAGNSIGLSHHSAWLTVLEALEERPAVMTSPLYLEIIIYCTGAFLISCMVGSVIIYKMKSGTKKSDFHSQMAVHKLAKSIPLRRQVTVSADSSASMNSGVLLVRPSRLSSSGTPMLAGVSEYELPEDPRWELPRDRLVLGKPLGEGCFGQVVLAEAIGLDKDKPNRVTKVAVKMLKSDATEKDLSDLISEMEMMKMIGKHKNIINLLGACTQDGPLYVIVEYASKGNLREYLQARRPPGLEYCYNPSHNPEEQLSSKDLVSCAYQVARGMEYLASKKCIHRDLAARNVLVTEDNVMKIADFGLARDIHHIDYYKKTTNGRLPVKWMAPEALFDRIYTHQSDVWSFGVLLWEIFTLGGSPYPGVPVEELFKLLKEGHRMDKPSNCTNELYMMMRDCWHAVPSQRPTFKQLVEDLDRIVALTSNQEYLDLSMPLDQYSPSFPDTRSSTCSSGEDSVFSHEPLPEEPCLPRHPAQLANGGLKRR, translated from the exons CCGTGGCTCCATATTGGACGTCCCcggaaaagatggaaaagaaattgCATGCAGTGCCAGCTGCTAAGACAGTGAAGTTCAAGTGCCCTTCCAGTGGGACTCCTAACCCTACACTGCGCTGGCTGAAAAATGGCAAAGAATTCAAACCTGACCACAGGATCGGAGGCTACAAG GTCCGTTATGCCACGTGGAGCATCATAATGGACTCGGTGGTGCCCTCTGACAAGGGCAACTATACCTGCATCGTGGAGAACGAGTATGGCAGCATTAACCACACCTACCAGCTCGACGTCGTGG aGCGGTCTCCTCACCGGCCCATCCTGCAGGCAGGGTTGCCTGCCAACAAGACAGTGGCCCTGGGCAGTAATGTGGAGTTCATGTGTAAGGTGTACAGTGACCCACAGCCCCACATCCAGTGGCTAAAGCACATCGAGGTGAATGGGAGTAAGATTGGCCCGGACAACCTTCCGTATGTCCAGATCTTGAAG ACTGCCGGAGTTAATACCACCGACAAAGAGATGGAAGTGCTTCACTTAAGGAATGTCTCCTTTGAGGACGCGGGGGAGTATACGTGCTTGGCGGGTAACTCTATCGGACTCTCCCATCACTCTGCATGGTTGACCGTTCTGGAAG CCCTGGAAGAGAGACCCGCGGTGATGACCTCGCCCCTGTACCTGGAGATCATCATCTATTGCACGGGGGCCTTCCTCATCTCCTGCATGGTGGGCTCTGTCATCATCTACAAGATGAAGAGTGGCACCAAGAAGAGTGACTTCCACAGCCAGATGGCCGTGCACAAGCTGGCCAAGAGCATCCCTCTGCGCAGACAGGTAACA GTGTCAGCCGACTCCAGCGCGTCCATGAACTCTGGGGTTCTGCTGGTTCGGCCCTCACGTCTCTCCTCCAGTGGAACCCCCATGCTGGCTGGGGTCTCTGAATATGAGCTTCCTGAAGACCCTCGCTGGGAGCTGCCTCGAGACAG ACTGGTTTTAGGCAAACCCCTGGGAGAGGGCTGCTTtgggcaggtggtgctggcggaGGCCATTGGGCTGGACAAGGACAAACCCAACCGTGTGACCAAAGTGGCTGTGAAGATGCTGAAAT CGGATGCAACCGAGAAAGACCTGTCAGACCTGATCTCagaaatggagatgatgaagATGATCGGGAAGCACAAGAACATCATCAACCTGCTGGGGGCCTGCACGCAGGATG GTCCTTTGTATGTCATCGTGGAGTATGCCTCCAAGGGCAACCTACGGGAGTACCTGCAGGCCCGGAGGCCTCCTGGGCTGGAATACTGTTACAACCCCAGCCACAACCCCGAAGAGCAGCTCTCCTCCAAGGACCTGGTATCCTGTGCCTATCAGGTGGCCCGAGGCATGGAATATCTTGCCTCTAAGAAG tgcATACACCGAGACCTGGCCGCGAGGAATGTCCTGGTGACAGAGGACAATGTGATGAAGATCGCAGATTTTGGCCTAGCTCGGGACATTCACCACATCGACTACTATAAAAAGACAACCAAT GGCCGACTGCCTGTGAAGTGGATGGCACCCGAGGCATTGTTTGACCGGATCTACACCCACCAGAGTGATGT ATGGTCTTTTGGGGTGCTCCTGTGGGAAATCTTCACTCTGGGTGGCTCCCCATATCCTGGCGTGCCTGTGGAGGAGCTTTTCAAGCTGCTGAAGGAAGGTCATCGAATGGACAAGCCCAGTAACTGCACCAACGAGCT GTACATGATGATGCGGGATTGTTGGCATGCAGTACCCTCTCAGAGACCTACCTTCAAGCAGCTGGTGGAAGACCTGGACCGCATTGTGGCCTTGACCTCCAACCAG GAGTATCTGGACCTGTCAATGCCCCTGGACCAATACTCTCCCAGCTTTCCTGACACCCGAAGCTCTACCTGTTCCTCAGGGGAGGATTCCGTTTTCTCTCATGAGCCGTTGCCTGAGGAGCCCTGTCTGCCCCGACACCCAGCCCAGCTTGCCAATGGCGGACTCAAACGACGCTGA
- the FGFR1 gene encoding fibroblast growth factor receptor 1 isoform X8, which translates to MWSWKCLLFWAVLVTATLCTARPAPTLPEQDALPSSEDDDDDDDSSSEEKETDNTKPNPVAPYWTSPEKMEKKLHAVPAAKTVKFKCPSSGTPNPTLRWLKNGKEFKPDHRIGGYKVRYATWSIIMDSVVPSDKGNYTCIVENEYGSINHTYQLDVVERSPHRPILQAGLPANKTVALGSNVEFMCKVYSDPQPHIQWLKHIEVNGSKIGPDNLPYVQILKTAGVNTTDKEMEVLHLRNVSFEDAGEYTCLAGNSIGLSHHSAWLTVLEALEERPAVMTSPLYLEIIIYCTGAFLISCMVGSVIIYKMKSGTKKSDFHSQMAVHKLAKSIPLRRQVSADSSASMNSGVLLVRPSRLSSSGTPMLAGVSEYELPEDPRWELPRDRLVLGKPLGEGCFGQVVLAEAIGLDKDKPNRVTKVAVKMLKSDATEKDLSDLISEMEMMKMIGKHKNIINLLGACTQDGPLYVIVEYASKGNLREYLQARRPPGLEYCYNPSHNPEEQLSSKDLVSCAYQVARGMEYLASKKCIHRDLAARNVLVTEDNVMKIADFGLARDIHHIDYYKKTTNGRLPVKWMAPEALFDRIYTHQSDVWSFGVLLWEIFTLGGSPYPGVPVEELFKLLKEGHRMDKPSNCTNELYMMMRDCWHAVPSQRPTFKQLVEDLDRIVALTSNQEYLDLSMPLDQYSPSFPDTRSSTCSSGEDSVFSHEPLPEEPCLPRHPAQLANGGLKRR; encoded by the exons CCGTGGCTCCATATTGGACGTCCCcggaaaagatggaaaagaaattgCATGCAGTGCCAGCTGCTAAGACAGTGAAGTTCAAGTGCCCTTCCAGTGGGACTCCTAACCCTACACTGCGCTGGCTGAAAAATGGCAAAGAATTCAAACCTGACCACAGGATCGGAGGCTACAAG GTCCGTTATGCCACGTGGAGCATCATAATGGACTCGGTGGTGCCCTCTGACAAGGGCAACTATACCTGCATCGTGGAGAACGAGTATGGCAGCATTAACCACACCTACCAGCTCGACGTCGTGG aGCGGTCTCCTCACCGGCCCATCCTGCAGGCAGGGTTGCCTGCCAACAAGACAGTGGCCCTGGGCAGTAATGTGGAGTTCATGTGTAAGGTGTACAGTGACCCACAGCCCCACATCCAGTGGCTAAAGCACATCGAGGTGAATGGGAGTAAGATTGGCCCGGACAACCTTCCGTATGTCCAGATCTTGAAG ACTGCCGGAGTTAATACCACCGACAAAGAGATGGAAGTGCTTCACTTAAGGAATGTCTCCTTTGAGGACGCGGGGGAGTATACGTGCTTGGCGGGTAACTCTATCGGACTCTCCCATCACTCTGCATGGTTGACCGTTCTGGAAG CCCTGGAAGAGAGACCCGCGGTGATGACCTCGCCCCTGTACCTGGAGATCATCATCTATTGCACGGGGGCCTTCCTCATCTCCTGCATGGTGGGCTCTGTCATCATCTACAAGATGAAGAGTGGCACCAAGAAGAGTGACTTCCACAGCCAGATGGCCGTGCACAAGCTGGCCAAGAGCATCCCTCTGCGCAGACAG GTGTCAGCCGACTCCAGCGCGTCCATGAACTCTGGGGTTCTGCTGGTTCGGCCCTCACGTCTCTCCTCCAGTGGAACCCCCATGCTGGCTGGGGTCTCTGAATATGAGCTTCCTGAAGACCCTCGCTGGGAGCTGCCTCGAGACAG ACTGGTTTTAGGCAAACCCCTGGGAGAGGGCTGCTTtgggcaggtggtgctggcggaGGCCATTGGGCTGGACAAGGACAAACCCAACCGTGTGACCAAAGTGGCTGTGAAGATGCTGAAAT CGGATGCAACCGAGAAAGACCTGTCAGACCTGATCTCagaaatggagatgatgaagATGATCGGGAAGCACAAGAACATCATCAACCTGCTGGGGGCCTGCACGCAGGATG GTCCTTTGTATGTCATCGTGGAGTATGCCTCCAAGGGCAACCTACGGGAGTACCTGCAGGCCCGGAGGCCTCCTGGGCTGGAATACTGTTACAACCCCAGCCACAACCCCGAAGAGCAGCTCTCCTCCAAGGACCTGGTATCCTGTGCCTATCAGGTGGCCCGAGGCATGGAATATCTTGCCTCTAAGAAG tgcATACACCGAGACCTGGCCGCGAGGAATGTCCTGGTGACAGAGGACAATGTGATGAAGATCGCAGATTTTGGCCTAGCTCGGGACATTCACCACATCGACTACTATAAAAAGACAACCAAT GGCCGACTGCCTGTGAAGTGGATGGCACCCGAGGCATTGTTTGACCGGATCTACACCCACCAGAGTGATGT ATGGTCTTTTGGGGTGCTCCTGTGGGAAATCTTCACTCTGGGTGGCTCCCCATATCCTGGCGTGCCTGTGGAGGAGCTTTTCAAGCTGCTGAAGGAAGGTCATCGAATGGACAAGCCCAGTAACTGCACCAACGAGCT GTACATGATGATGCGGGATTGTTGGCATGCAGTACCCTCTCAGAGACCTACCTTCAAGCAGCTGGTGGAAGACCTGGACCGCATTGTGGCCTTGACCTCCAACCAG GAGTATCTGGACCTGTCAATGCCCCTGGACCAATACTCTCCCAGCTTTCCTGACACCCGAAGCTCTACCTGTTCCTCAGGGGAGGATTCCGTTTTCTCTCATGAGCCGTTGCCTGAGGAGCCCTGTCTGCCCCGACACCCAGCCCAGCTTGCCAATGGCGGACTCAAACGACGCTGA
- the FGFR1 gene encoding fibroblast growth factor receptor 1 isoform X6 — translation MWSWKCLLFWAVLVTATLCTARPAPTLPEQDALPSSEDDDDDDDSSSEEKETDNTKPNPVAPYWTSPEKMEKKLHAVPAAKTVKFKCPSSGTPNPTLRWLKNGKEFKPDHRIGGYKVRYATWSIIMDSVVPSDKGNYTCIVENEYGSINHTYQLDVVERSPHRPILQAGLPANKTVALGSNVEFMCKVYSDPQPHIQWLKHIEVNGSKIGPDNLPYVQILKTAGVNTTDKEMEVLHLRNVSFEDAGEYTCLAGNSIGLSHHSAWLTVLEALEERPAVMTSPLYLEIIIYCTGAFLISCMVGSVIIYKMKSGTKKSDFHSQMAVHKLAKSIPLRRQVTVSADSSASMNSGVLLVRPSRLSSSGTPMLAGVSEYELPEDPRWELPRDRLVLGKPLGEGCFGQVVLAEAIGLDKDKPNRVTKVAVKMLKSDATEKDLSDLISEMEMMKMIGKHKNIINLLGACTQDGPLYVIVEYASKGNLREYLQARRPPGLEYCYNPSHNPEEQLSSKDLVSCAYQVARGMEYLASKKCIHRDLAARNVLVTEDNVMKIADFGLARDIHHIDYYKKTTNGRLPVKWMAPEALFDRIYTHQSDVWSFGVLLWEIFTLGGSPYPGVPVEELFKLLKEGHRMDKPSNCTNELYMMMRDCWHAVPSQRPTFKQLVEDLDRIVALTSNQEYLDLSMPLDQYSPSFPDTRSSTCSSGEDSVFSHEPLPEEPCLPRHPAQLANGGLKRR, via the exons CCGTGGCTCCATATTGGACGTCCCcggaaaagatggaaaagaaattgCATGCAGTGCCAGCTGCTAAGACAGTGAAGTTCAAGTGCCCTTCCAGTGGGACTCCTAACCCTACACTGCGCTGGCTGAAAAATGGCAAAGAATTCAAACCTGACCACAGGATCGGAGGCTACAAG GTCCGTTATGCCACGTGGAGCATCATAATGGACTCGGTGGTGCCCTCTGACAAGGGCAACTATACCTGCATCGTGGAGAACGAGTATGGCAGCATTAACCACACCTACCAGCTCGACGTCGTGG aGCGGTCTCCTCACCGGCCCATCCTGCAGGCAGGGTTGCCTGCCAACAAGACAGTGGCCCTGGGCAGTAATGTGGAGTTCATGTGTAAGGTGTACAGTGACCCACAGCCCCACATCCAGTGGCTAAAGCACATCGAGGTGAATGGGAGTAAGATTGGCCCGGACAACCTTCCGTATGTCCAGATCTTGAAG ACTGCCGGAGTTAATACCACCGACAAAGAGATGGAAGTGCTTCACTTAAGGAATGTCTCCTTTGAGGACGCGGGGGAGTATACGTGCTTGGCGGGTAACTCTATCGGACTCTCCCATCACTCTGCATGGTTGACCGTTCTGGAAG CCCTGGAAGAGAGACCCGCGGTGATGACCTCGCCCCTGTACCTGGAGATCATCATCTATTGCACGGGGGCCTTCCTCATCTCCTGCATGGTGGGCTCTGTCATCATCTACAAGATGAAGAGTGGCACCAAGAAGAGTGACTTCCACAGCCAGATGGCCGTGCACAAGCTGGCCAAGAGCATCCCTCTGCGCAGACAGGTAACA GTGTCAGCCGACTCCAGCGCGTCCATGAACTCTGGGGTTCTGCTGGTTCGGCCCTCACGTCTCTCCTCCAGTGGAACCCCCATGCTGGCTGGGGTCTCTGAATATGAGCTTCCTGAAGACCCTCGCTGGGAGCTGCCTCGAGACAG ACTGGTTTTAGGCAAACCCCTGGGAGAGGGCTGCTTtgggcaggtggtgctggcggaGGCCATTGGGCTGGACAAGGACAAACCCAACCGTGTGACCAAAGTGGCTGTGAAGATGCTGAAAT CGGATGCAACCGAGAAAGACCTGTCAGACCTGATCTCagaaatggagatgatgaagATGATCGGGAAGCACAAGAACATCATCAACCTGCTGGGGGCCTGCACGCAGGATG GTCCTTTGTATGTCATCGTGGAGTATGCCTCCAAGGGCAACCTACGGGAGTACCTGCAGGCCCGGAGGCCTCCTGGGCTGGAATACTGTTACAACCCCAGCCACAACCCCGAAGAGCAGCTCTCCTCCAAGGACCTGGTATCCTGTGCCTATCAGGTGGCCCGAGGCATGGAATATCTTGCCTCTAAGAAG tgcATACACCGAGACCTGGCCGCGAGGAATGTCCTGGTGACAGAGGACAATGTGATGAAGATCGCAGATTTTGGCCTAGCTCGGGACATTCACCACATCGACTACTATAAAAAGACAACCAAT GGCCGACTGCCTGTGAAGTGGATGGCACCCGAGGCATTGTTTGACCGGATCTACACCCACCAGAGTGATGT ATGGTCTTTTGGGGTGCTCCTGTGGGAAATCTTCACTCTGGGTGGCTCCCCATATCCTGGCGTGCCTGTGGAGGAGCTTTTCAAGCTGCTGAAGGAAGGTCATCGAATGGACAAGCCCAGTAACTGCACCAACGAGCT GTACATGATGATGCGGGATTGTTGGCATGCAGTACCCTCTCAGAGACCTACCTTCAAGCAGCTGGTGGAAGACCTGGACCGCATTGTGGCCTTGACCTCCAACCAG GAGTATCTGGACCTGTCAATGCCCCTGGACCAATACTCTCCCAGCTTTCCTGACACCCGAAGCTCTACCTGTTCCTCAGGGGAGGATTCCGTTTTCTCTCATGAGCCGTTGCCTGAGGAGCCCTGTCTGCCCCGACACCCAGCCCAGCTTGCCAATGGCGGACTCAAACGACGCTGA
- the FGFR1 gene encoding fibroblast growth factor receptor 1 isoform X7, producing MWSWKCLLFWAVLVTATLCTARPAPTLPEQDALPSSEDDDDDDDSSSEEKETDNTKPNRMPVAPYWTSPEKMEKKLHAVPAAKTVKFKCPSSGTPNPTLRWLKNGKEFKPDHRIGGYKVRYATWSIIMDSVVPSDKGNYTCIVENEYGSINHTYQLDVVERSPHRPILQAGLPANKTVALGSNVEFMCKVYSDPQPHIQWLKHIEVNGSKIGPDNLPYVQILKTAGVNTTDKEMEVLHLRNVSFEDAGEYTCLAGNSIGLSHHSAWLTVLEALEERPAVMTSPLYLEIIIYCTGAFLISCMVGSVIIYKMKSGTKKSDFHSQMAVHKLAKSIPLRRQVSADSSASMNSGVLLVRPSRLSSSGTPMLAGVSEYELPEDPRWELPRDRLVLGKPLGEGCFGQVVLAEAIGLDKDKPNRVTKVAVKMLKSDATEKDLSDLISEMEMMKMIGKHKNIINLLGACTQDGPLYVIVEYASKGNLREYLQARRPPGLEYCYNPSHNPEEQLSSKDLVSCAYQVARGMEYLASKKCIHRDLAARNVLVTEDNVMKIADFGLARDIHHIDYYKKTTNGRLPVKWMAPEALFDRIYTHQSDVWSFGVLLWEIFTLGGSPYPGVPVEELFKLLKEGHRMDKPSNCTNELYMMMRDCWHAVPSQRPTFKQLVEDLDRIVALTSNQEYLDLSMPLDQYSPSFPDTRSSTCSSGEDSVFSHEPLPEEPCLPRHPAQLANGGLKRR from the exons CCGTGGCTCCATATTGGACGTCCCcggaaaagatggaaaagaaattgCATGCAGTGCCAGCTGCTAAGACAGTGAAGTTCAAGTGCCCTTCCAGTGGGACTCCTAACCCTACACTGCGCTGGCTGAAAAATGGCAAAGAATTCAAACCTGACCACAGGATCGGAGGCTACAAG GTCCGTTATGCCACGTGGAGCATCATAATGGACTCGGTGGTGCCCTCTGACAAGGGCAACTATACCTGCATCGTGGAGAACGAGTATGGCAGCATTAACCACACCTACCAGCTCGACGTCGTGG aGCGGTCTCCTCACCGGCCCATCCTGCAGGCAGGGTTGCCTGCCAACAAGACAGTGGCCCTGGGCAGTAATGTGGAGTTCATGTGTAAGGTGTACAGTGACCCACAGCCCCACATCCAGTGGCTAAAGCACATCGAGGTGAATGGGAGTAAGATTGGCCCGGACAACCTTCCGTATGTCCAGATCTTGAAG ACTGCCGGAGTTAATACCACCGACAAAGAGATGGAAGTGCTTCACTTAAGGAATGTCTCCTTTGAGGACGCGGGGGAGTATACGTGCTTGGCGGGTAACTCTATCGGACTCTCCCATCACTCTGCATGGTTGACCGTTCTGGAAG CCCTGGAAGAGAGACCCGCGGTGATGACCTCGCCCCTGTACCTGGAGATCATCATCTATTGCACGGGGGCCTTCCTCATCTCCTGCATGGTGGGCTCTGTCATCATCTACAAGATGAAGAGTGGCACCAAGAAGAGTGACTTCCACAGCCAGATGGCCGTGCACAAGCTGGCCAAGAGCATCCCTCTGCGCAGACAG GTGTCAGCCGACTCCAGCGCGTCCATGAACTCTGGGGTTCTGCTGGTTCGGCCCTCACGTCTCTCCTCCAGTGGAACCCCCATGCTGGCTGGGGTCTCTGAATATGAGCTTCCTGAAGACCCTCGCTGGGAGCTGCCTCGAGACAG ACTGGTTTTAGGCAAACCCCTGGGAGAGGGCTGCTTtgggcaggtggtgctggcggaGGCCATTGGGCTGGACAAGGACAAACCCAACCGTGTGACCAAAGTGGCTGTGAAGATGCTGAAAT CGGATGCAACCGAGAAAGACCTGTCAGACCTGATCTCagaaatggagatgatgaagATGATCGGGAAGCACAAGAACATCATCAACCTGCTGGGGGCCTGCACGCAGGATG GTCCTTTGTATGTCATCGTGGAGTATGCCTCCAAGGGCAACCTACGGGAGTACCTGCAGGCCCGGAGGCCTCCTGGGCTGGAATACTGTTACAACCCCAGCCACAACCCCGAAGAGCAGCTCTCCTCCAAGGACCTGGTATCCTGTGCCTATCAGGTGGCCCGAGGCATGGAATATCTTGCCTCTAAGAAG tgcATACACCGAGACCTGGCCGCGAGGAATGTCCTGGTGACAGAGGACAATGTGATGAAGATCGCAGATTTTGGCCTAGCTCGGGACATTCACCACATCGACTACTATAAAAAGACAACCAAT GGCCGACTGCCTGTGAAGTGGATGGCACCCGAGGCATTGTTTGACCGGATCTACACCCACCAGAGTGATGT ATGGTCTTTTGGGGTGCTCCTGTGGGAAATCTTCACTCTGGGTGGCTCCCCATATCCTGGCGTGCCTGTGGAGGAGCTTTTCAAGCTGCTGAAGGAAGGTCATCGAATGGACAAGCCCAGTAACTGCACCAACGAGCT GTACATGATGATGCGGGATTGTTGGCATGCAGTACCCTCTCAGAGACCTACCTTCAAGCAGCTGGTGGAAGACCTGGACCGCATTGTGGCCTTGACCTCCAACCAG GAGTATCTGGACCTGTCAATGCCCCTGGACCAATACTCTCCCAGCTTTCCTGACACCCGAAGCTCTACCTGTTCCTCAGGGGAGGATTCCGTTTTCTCTCATGAGCCGTTGCCTGAGGAGCCCTGTCTGCCCCGACACCCAGCCCAGCTTGCCAATGGCGGACTCAAACGACGCTGA